Proteins encoded together in one Catenulispora sp. EB89 window:
- a CDS encoding DUF3060 domain-containing protein yields MKLRTVTTAALGMAGAALVLSGCTNGGPPTGPQGSVAAASSALGGGAAPGTTSIGTINTGANASSPSGTAAGNQQNSTGGSSDGTVIGGLGNLANLGNLSSLGNLADLGNLGNLANLPGLTGTSAAKTGATALAALPAGFPLPAGAAGVLSTSAAGATAVLFSVPDGSGMLAYYTGALPKAGYQLTNSTQGDQIWFTGNGVVKGVLQVDSNAVGVSIYGSGGGTSGGTGGGTGGSNSAGTLSVDHDGTYTCTAGQSVTLASRGAMTVILNGPCGTVTVASGGNTVTVQNAATIAVPGSGNTVTYGGSPVIANTGSGNTVLHS; encoded by the coding sequence ATGAAACTGCGCACCGTCACTACCGCGGCACTCGGCATGGCCGGCGCGGCGCTCGTGCTCTCCGGCTGCACCAACGGCGGTCCGCCGACCGGTCCGCAGGGCTCTGTGGCTGCCGCCTCCTCGGCCCTGGGAGGCGGAGCCGCCCCCGGCACCACCTCGATCGGCACCATCAACACCGGCGCCAACGCGAGCAGTCCGTCCGGCACTGCGGCCGGCAACCAGCAGAACAGTACCGGCGGGTCCAGCGACGGCACCGTCATCGGCGGCCTCGGGAACCTGGCGAACTTGGGCAACCTGTCGAGCCTGGGGAATCTGGCCGACCTGGGCAATCTCGGCAACCTGGCGAACCTCCCCGGCCTCACCGGCACGAGTGCCGCCAAGACCGGCGCGACCGCACTGGCCGCACTCCCAGCCGGTTTCCCGCTGCCGGCCGGCGCGGCCGGCGTCCTGAGCACGAGCGCAGCCGGTGCGACCGCGGTCCTGTTCAGCGTCCCGGACGGCTCCGGCATGCTCGCCTACTACACCGGCGCGCTGCCGAAGGCCGGCTACCAGCTGACCAACAGCACCCAGGGCGACCAGATCTGGTTCACGGGCAACGGCGTGGTGAAGGGCGTCCTGCAGGTCGACTCCAACGCGGTGGGCGTCAGCATCTACGGCTCTGGCGGCGGCACCAGCGGAGGGACAGGCGGCGGCACCGGCGGCTCGAACTCGGCGGGCACCCTGTCGGTCGACCACGACGGCACCTACACCTGCACCGCCGGCCAGTCGGTCACCCTCGCCTCCCGTGGCGCCATGACAGTGATCTTGAACGGCCCCTGCGGCACCGTCACCGTCGCCTCCGGCGGCAACACCGTGACGGTCCAGAACGCGGCGACGATTGCCGTCCCGGGAAGCGGCAACACCGTCACCTACGGCGGCAGCCCGGTCATCGCGAACACCGGATCCGGCAACACCGTCCTCCACAGCTGA
- a CDS encoding sensor histidine kinase, producing the protein MSVEMQTRGRFWRAPAPVPHSPQTVGHADGGALPLTDPGQAPARTEALIARVCAVLRLAQLVPWPVAMVLGPKTGIQHVWLAAAAYAAQTGWSLAWAVTVLVRRRIVPGLIVVDTAVAAAALVGAGLACYPQDSTSWANSAVAPAMGAAVAAAATSPPLRSALCGVLLAAAYFAGVSEGLSQSQTAWAAAIGNVCSLIGFGVIAGLTTHYLMRQARSAASAAVELAAARARTAAEESRERERARQYRMLHDTVLSTLSALARGGLDPSDPLVRQRCAADADYLRGLISSGGVSAGNHLQGELAAIGRSQAPIGLRVHLHCADIPPDLPTDVVRALSDATREALNNVIKHSGADQAWVTALGSEPMTQYPDFHPETGLGVRGRGAPGVTVTIADRGHGFDPAATGFGLGLRESIGGRMTEIGGSMHIDSSPGQGTSVELSWPA; encoded by the coding sequence GTGAGTGTGGAGATGCAGACGCGTGGCCGGTTCTGGCGCGCGCCGGCACCTGTGCCGCACTCGCCGCAGACCGTAGGCCACGCCGACGGCGGCGCGCTCCCGCTCACCGACCCCGGTCAGGCCCCGGCCCGCACCGAGGCCCTGATCGCTCGCGTCTGCGCCGTCCTGCGGCTGGCGCAGTTGGTGCCCTGGCCGGTGGCGATGGTGCTCGGCCCGAAGACCGGCATCCAGCACGTCTGGCTCGCGGCGGCTGCCTACGCCGCGCAGACCGGCTGGTCGCTCGCGTGGGCGGTGACCGTCCTGGTGCGGCGGCGGATCGTGCCGGGACTGATCGTCGTCGACACGGCGGTCGCCGCCGCTGCGCTCGTCGGCGCCGGACTGGCCTGCTACCCGCAGGACTCGACGTCGTGGGCGAACTCGGCGGTGGCGCCGGCGATGGGAGCCGCGGTCGCCGCCGCCGCGACGTCGCCGCCGTTGCGGTCGGCGCTGTGCGGGGTGCTGTTGGCGGCTGCGTACTTCGCCGGGGTATCGGAGGGGCTGAGCCAGTCGCAGACCGCTTGGGCGGCCGCGATCGGCAACGTCTGCTCGCTCATCGGTTTCGGCGTCATCGCCGGTCTGACCACGCACTACCTGATGCGGCAGGCGCGCAGCGCCGCGTCCGCGGCGGTCGAGCTGGCCGCCGCGCGGGCCCGGACCGCCGCCGAGGAGTCGCGCGAGCGCGAACGCGCCCGGCAGTACCGGATGCTGCACGACACTGTCCTGTCCACGCTCAGCGCCCTGGCCCGAGGCGGCCTGGACCCGTCTGATCCGCTGGTACGGCAACGGTGCGCGGCCGACGCGGACTATCTCCGGGGCCTGATCTCCAGCGGCGGCGTATCGGCGGGCAACCACCTCCAGGGCGAGCTCGCGGCGATCGGGCGCTCGCAGGCGCCGATCGGCCTGCGCGTCCACCTGCACTGCGCGGACATACCGCCCGACCTGCCGACCGACGTGGTCCGTGCGCTGTCCGACGCGACCCGCGAGGCGTTGAACAACGTGATCAAGCACTCCGGGGCCGACCAGGCGTGGGTGACCGCCCTCGGCTCCGAACCGATGACTCAGTACCCTGACTTCCATCCCGAAACCGGCCTCGGCGTCCGGGGCCGCGGCGCGCCCGGCGTCACGGTCACCATCGCCGACCGCGGCCACGGCTTCGACCCCGCCGCCACCGGCTTCGGCCTGGGACTGCGGGAATCCATCGGCGGCCGGATGACGGAGATCGGCGGCAGCATGCACATCGACAGCAGCCCCGGACAAGGCACCAGCGTGGAACTCTCATGGCCGGCCTGA
- a CDS encoding TetR/AcrR family transcriptional regulator: MTPAPPAQPEPRSKRSDAARNEQTLLAAAAEVFVASGVDAPIRQIAAKAGVGVGTFYRHFPTRADLITAVYRHQIEECAAAGPTLLAEADSPFEALRRWIDMFTDFLVTKHGLADALRSDAGTFAALHTYFLDRLGPVAASLVEAAVAAGEIRTDISAYELMRGVGNLCVGRDLDPRYEPRRLISVLLNGLRTPV; encoded by the coding sequence GTGACTCCGGCGCCGCCGGCCCAGCCGGAACCCCGCAGCAAGCGCTCCGACGCCGCCCGCAACGAACAGACGCTGCTCGCGGCGGCGGCGGAGGTGTTCGTCGCCTCGGGCGTGGACGCCCCGATCCGGCAGATCGCGGCCAAGGCCGGCGTGGGCGTCGGCACGTTCTACCGGCACTTCCCGACCCGCGCCGACCTGATCACCGCCGTCTACCGGCACCAGATCGAGGAGTGCGCGGCGGCCGGCCCGACCCTGCTGGCCGAGGCCGACTCCCCCTTCGAGGCGCTGCGCCGGTGGATCGACATGTTCACCGACTTCCTGGTCACCAAGCACGGCCTGGCCGACGCCCTGCGCTCGGACGCCGGCACCTTCGCCGCGCTGCACACCTACTTCCTCGACCGCCTCGGACCGGTCGCCGCGTCGCTGGTCGAGGCCGCCGTCGCCGCCGGCGAGATCCGCACGGACATCAGTGCCTACGAGCTGATGCGCGGGGTCGGCAACCTGTGCGTCGGGCGGGATCTCGACCCGCGCTACGAGCCGCGCCGGCTGATTTCGGTGCTGCTGAACGGTTTGCGGACGCCTGTGTAG
- a CDS encoding glycosyltransferase yields the protein MRIVQLANAYSPTSGGLRTVVDALGRGYMAAGHERVLVIPGQRHSREEGESGLVVTLPSLPVSGGYRMIPRFSPVKDLLEELQPDSVEVSDKATLAAAGPWARERGVGAVLISHERLDAVAAARFPHAWAASHRALQPALHRRSRRLAMRFDAIVVASAFAGREFDGYGGLLREIPLGVDLDTFRPCRVPSPERSEVPRGTGEHPWQLVYSGRLSIEKNPIAAIAAVKALVADNLPVHLDIYGSGTQRQQLERFAADLPVTFHGHMSDRVELAERIAAADVVIAPGPAETFGLTVLESLACGTPVVTADTGGAGELLAAGAGLTAACTGEDMARAVAGILAWPEAERRAAARRRAEQFPWSATVASMLDVHVSLAARERNLSRLKRRGLRRRRIG from the coding sequence GTGAGGATCGTCCAGCTCGCCAACGCCTACAGCCCCACATCGGGCGGCCTGCGTACGGTGGTCGACGCGCTGGGCCGGGGGTACATGGCGGCGGGGCACGAGCGGGTGCTGGTCATCCCGGGCCAGCGCCACTCGCGGGAGGAGGGCGAGTCAGGGCTCGTGGTCACGCTGCCCAGCCTGCCGGTCAGCGGCGGGTACCGGATGATCCCCCGCTTCTCGCCGGTGAAGGACCTGCTGGAGGAACTGCAGCCGGACTCGGTCGAGGTCTCGGACAAGGCGACGCTCGCCGCCGCCGGCCCCTGGGCCCGCGAGCGCGGCGTCGGCGCCGTGCTGATCTCGCACGAGCGGCTGGACGCGGTGGCCGCCGCCCGGTTTCCGCACGCCTGGGCCGCCAGCCACCGCGCGCTGCAGCCCGCGTTGCACCGGCGCTCGCGGCGCTTGGCGATGCGGTTCGACGCGATCGTCGTCGCCTCGGCCTTCGCCGGGCGCGAGTTCGACGGCTACGGCGGACTGCTGCGCGAGATCCCGCTCGGCGTGGATCTGGACACCTTCCGGCCCTGCCGGGTCCCCAGCCCGGAACGCTCCGAGGTGCCCCGGGGGACCGGAGAGCACCCCTGGCAGCTGGTCTACAGCGGACGGCTGTCGATCGAGAAGAACCCGATCGCGGCCATCGCCGCGGTCAAGGCCCTGGTCGCCGACAACCTCCCGGTCCACCTCGACATCTACGGCTCCGGCACCCAGCGCCAGCAACTGGAACGCTTCGCCGCCGACCTGCCGGTCACGTTCCACGGCCACATGTCCGACCGCGTCGAGCTGGCCGAGCGCATCGCCGCGGCGGACGTCGTCATCGCGCCCGGACCGGCGGAGACGTTCGGCCTGACGGTCCTGGAGTCGCTGGCCTGCGGCACCCCGGTCGTGACGGCGGACACCGGCGGCGCTGGCGAACTGCTGGCCGCCGGCGCCGGGCTGACGGCGGCGTGCACCGGGGAGGACATGGCCCGCGCCGTCGCCGGGATCCTGGCCTGGCCGGAGGCGGAGCGGCGGGCTGCCGCGCGCCGCCGGGCCGAGCAGTTCCCGTGGTCGGCGACGGTCGCCTCGATGCTGGACGTGCACGTGTCGCTGGCCGCGCGGGAGCGGAACCTGAGTCGGTTGAAGCGCCGGGGGCTGCGACGGCGCAGGATCGGTTGA
- a CDS encoding alpha/beta hydrolase family protein: protein MSAFPVLSYSAVVLPVPGRPVDLELRVSAPAVGTGLPVILLSHGHGGSNNLSSLNGYGPLANAWAAQGFVVIQPTHLSSRTLSHRVADHPDGPLFWRSRAEDMTHILDRLSVIEQTVPQLAGRLDAEKVAVAGHSLGGFTASLLLGAQVDPGTGEVVDLAEPRIKAGVLLAAPGRGGDALNGPRASIVPIFRSVDFATMTTPALVVAGDKDDSRHFTDIGPEWHVDPYTLAPGPKTLLTLFGAEHGLGGIAGYDAAETTDENPEMVAAVVRLTAGYLRSQLFPGDDAWRVAQEALTTGPDAFGRVDSK from the coding sequence ATGAGTGCGTTCCCCGTCCTCTCCTACAGCGCGGTGGTGCTGCCCGTCCCCGGCCGCCCGGTCGATCTCGAACTCCGCGTCTCGGCGCCCGCCGTCGGAACCGGGCTGCCGGTGATCCTGCTGTCCCACGGACACGGCGGATCCAACAACCTGTCCTCGCTCAACGGCTACGGGCCGCTCGCCAACGCCTGGGCGGCGCAGGGCTTCGTGGTCATCCAACCCACGCATCTCAGTTCCAGGACCCTGAGCCACCGGGTCGCCGACCATCCCGACGGACCGTTGTTCTGGCGGTCGCGGGCTGAGGACATGACGCACATCCTCGACCGGCTCTCCGTCATCGAGCAGACCGTGCCCCAGCTGGCCGGGCGGCTCGACGCGGAGAAGGTCGCCGTCGCCGGGCACTCGCTCGGCGGCTTCACAGCCAGTTTGCTGTTGGGGGCTCAGGTCGATCCCGGCACCGGGGAAGTGGTGGATCTCGCCGAGCCGCGGATCAAGGCCGGCGTGCTGCTGGCCGCCCCGGGGCGTGGCGGCGACGCGCTGAACGGTCCGCGGGCGTCCATCGTGCCGATCTTCCGCTCGGTCGACTTCGCGACGATGACCACGCCGGCCCTGGTCGTCGCCGGGGACAAGGACGACTCGCGGCACTTCACGGATATCGGCCCGGAGTGGCACGTCGATCCGTACACGCTGGCACCCGGCCCCAAGACCCTGCTTACGCTCTTCGGCGCGGAGCACGGCCTCGGCGGCATCGCCGGTTACGACGCGGCGGAGACCACTGATGAGAACCCTGAGATGGTCGCGGCGGTCGTCCGGCTGACGGCGGGTTACCTGCGTTCGCAGCTGTTCCCCGGCGACGACGCGTGGCGGGTGGCGCAAGAGGCGCTGACCACCGGGCCGGACGCGTTCGGGCGCGTCGACAGTAAGTGA
- a CDS encoding VOC family protein encodes MKLASISGLTCQSADLDRTVAFYESLGFRVGKRENDQVTLYVNWFWMTFVATDGPVEPGTASAVHIKVDDIQEAYAEVVAAGYKPAGEPAKRAGGGLEFELADPDGYRLVLFYKK; translated from the coding sequence ATGAAGCTCGCCAGCATCTCCGGCCTCACCTGCCAGTCCGCCGACCTGGACCGCACCGTCGCCTTCTACGAGAGCCTCGGATTCCGCGTCGGCAAGCGCGAGAACGACCAGGTGACGCTGTATGTGAACTGGTTCTGGATGACGTTCGTGGCCACCGACGGCCCGGTCGAGCCGGGCACGGCGTCGGCGGTCCACATCAAGGTCGACGACATCCAGGAGGCCTACGCGGAGGTCGTCGCGGCCGGGTACAAGCCGGCTGGCGAGCCGGCCAAGCGGGCCGGGGGCGGCTTGGAGTTCGAGCTGGCCGACCCGGACGGGTACCGGCTGGTGCTGTTCTACAAAAAGTGA
- a CDS encoding alpha/beta hydrolase family protein, whose product MTNLDSAIGAATAIVSVKPVVHAAPERGDDLQVRVSAPVSGNALPVVVFSHGFGGSLDKYAPLADFWAAHGFVVLQPTHLDSRTLAVTPDDPRYPNIWRLRIADVTRVLDDFDTLVAAVPGLADRVDGTRIAVAGHSWGAQTTSTLLGAGVLDASGTPGEDFADKRVTAGVLLSLTGTGESLSPFAAENFSFMRPDFSGLTTPALIVTGDNDQSQLSTRGPDWFTDAYFMSPGAQHLLTLFGGEHSLGGIVGYSSAETTDENPERVALIQRVTTAYLRTALGVDAGSFAAARTAAAQDADTVGRIDSK is encoded by the coding sequence ATGACGAATCTGGATTCTGCGATAGGCGCCGCGACCGCGATCGTATCGGTCAAGCCGGTCGTCCACGCCGCGCCGGAGCGCGGCGACGACCTGCAAGTGCGGGTGTCCGCGCCGGTGAGCGGCAACGCGCTGCCGGTCGTGGTCTTCTCGCACGGCTTCGGCGGCTCGTTGGACAAGTACGCACCGCTGGCGGACTTCTGGGCCGCGCACGGCTTCGTCGTCCTCCAACCGACGCACCTGGACTCCCGCACCCTCGCCGTCACCCCGGACGATCCGCGCTACCCGAACATCTGGCGCCTGCGCATCGCTGACGTGACCCGCGTCCTGGACGACTTCGACACGCTGGTCGCCGCTGTCCCCGGCCTGGCGGATCGCGTCGACGGCACGCGCATCGCGGTCGCCGGCCACTCCTGGGGCGCGCAGACGACGAGCACGCTGCTCGGCGCGGGCGTCCTCGACGCCTCGGGTACGCCGGGTGAGGACTTCGCCGACAAGCGCGTGACGGCCGGCGTCCTGCTGTCCCTTACCGGCACCGGCGAGAGCCTGTCCCCGTTCGCGGCGGAGAACTTCTCCTTCATGCGCCCGGACTTCAGCGGCCTGACCACGCCCGCGCTCATCGTCACCGGTGACAACGACCAGTCCCAGCTCTCCACGCGCGGCCCGGACTGGTTCACCGACGCGTACTTCATGAGCCCCGGCGCGCAGCACCTGCTCACACTGTTCGGCGGCGAGCACTCGCTCGGCGGCATCGTCGGCTACTCCTCGGCCGAGACCACCGACGAGAACCCCGAGCGCGTCGCGCTCATCCAGCGCGTGACGACCGCCTACCTGCGCACGGCGCTCGGCGTGGACGCGGGAAGCTTCGCGGCGGCGCGCACGGCCGCGGCTCAGGATGCTGACACGGTCGGGCGAATCGATTCGAAGTAG
- a CDS encoding response regulator encodes MAGLNAPVITVAAIDDDRMLLTGLQAWLAPVPDITLAHTAGTVAEYLDQNPDTAADVVLLDLNLRDGTNPAANVVRLLEAGSAVLVVSTIPDAEHVLATVEAGAAGYITKDNDLPALLDAIREVAGGGVAISPELAFVLSTDRRPNRPQLSAQESLVLRTYASGATLQATARRAGIAYGTAREYLERIKRKYTDAGRPTRTKMDLIERAREDRLELRGLNGGGSGSS; translated from the coding sequence ATGGCCGGCCTGAACGCCCCGGTGATCACCGTCGCCGCGATCGACGACGACCGGATGCTGCTCACCGGCCTGCAGGCCTGGCTCGCCCCGGTCCCGGACATCACCCTGGCGCACACCGCGGGCACCGTCGCGGAGTACCTGGATCAGAATCCGGATACCGCGGCCGACGTCGTCCTGCTCGACCTCAACCTGCGCGACGGCACCAACCCGGCGGCGAACGTCGTCCGGCTCCTGGAAGCCGGCTCGGCGGTCCTGGTGGTCTCCACGATCCCGGACGCCGAGCACGTCCTGGCCACCGTCGAGGCCGGGGCCGCCGGCTACATCACCAAGGACAACGACCTCCCGGCGCTGCTGGACGCGATCCGCGAGGTGGCCGGCGGCGGCGTGGCGATCAGCCCGGAACTCGCCTTCGTGCTGTCCACGGACCGCCGCCCGAACCGGCCGCAGCTCTCGGCGCAGGAGAGCCTGGTCCTGCGCACCTACGCCTCCGGCGCGACCCTGCAGGCCACGGCACGCCGCGCCGGGATCGCTTACGGCACCGCGCGCGAATACCTGGAGCGGATCAAGCGCAAGTACACCGACGCCGGCCGTCCCACGCGCACCAAGATGGATCTCATCGAGCGCGCGCGGGAGGACCGGCTGGAGTTGCGGGGGCTGAACGGCGGCGGGTCCGGATCCTCCTGA
- a CDS encoding DUF2334 domain-containing protein: MPRPQLLVSIHDIAPASASATERWLADLDARGVPATLLVIPGPWRGSRLSQSPDLVAALHDAASRGHELALHGWEHKAGPTGPPLRRAAAQLLARGAAEFAALDVAEATARLSAGLAELAALDIEPVGFHPPGWLASPGAYQALRRVGLRYSSSHLFVRDLITERRYTLPALSHRPGGTGEVFAARLMHKSAAAMARRGRSFRVALHPDDLLHPGLRATTLAVIDEALAAGYRAGTYSGLMMRGAAVPIP; this comes from the coding sequence ATGCCCCGCCCGCAATTACTCGTCTCCATCCACGACATCGCCCCGGCCAGCGCTTCGGCCACCGAGCGCTGGCTGGCCGACCTCGACGCCCGCGGCGTCCCGGCCACCCTGCTGGTGATCCCGGGACCGTGGCGCGGCTCCCGGCTGAGCCAGAGCCCTGATCTGGTCGCCGCGCTGCACGACGCCGCGTCCCGGGGCCACGAGCTGGCGCTGCACGGCTGGGAGCACAAGGCCGGACCGACCGGCCCGCCGCTGCGCCGTGCCGCCGCGCAGCTGCTCGCGCGCGGCGCGGCCGAGTTCGCGGCGCTGGACGTCGCCGAGGCCACCGCGCGGCTGTCGGCCGGGCTGGCCGAGCTCGCCGCCCTCGACATCGAACCGGTGGGCTTCCACCCGCCGGGCTGGCTCGCCTCCCCGGGGGCGTACCAGGCGCTGCGGCGCGTCGGGCTGCGGTATTCCTCGTCGCACCTGTTCGTCCGCGACCTGATCACCGAACGGCGATACACGCTCCCGGCGCTCTCGCACCGCCCCGGCGGCACCGGCGAGGTCTTTGCCGCGCGCCTCATGCACAAGTCGGCCGCCGCCATGGCCCGGCGCGGCCGGTCGTTCCGGGTCGCGCTGCACCCGGACGACCTGCTGCACCCGGGACTGCGCGCGACCACGCTCGCCGTCATCGACGAGGCACTGGCGGCCGGCTACCGGGCCGGTACCTACTCCGGCCTCATGATGCGCGGTGCCGCGGTTCCGATCCCGTGA
- a CDS encoding DsbA family protein, with the protein MSQRNAAKKQSARERVAAEQEAQRQRVRQRRRLGVLAAVLVVLGVATGVGVAVSASSSKPQAYSVPSNGTVVVDTFADPSKKPTALAYGPASAPHTLTIYEDFRCPYCKGLETDSSSVYKAYAAAGTLRVLFHPVTLIDSNDAGSGSLWSGAASVCAATVGKFDEYHDALYANQPDETDDAYNNTAKLIAVAKQVPGLDSPAFESCVTSGTYKGLVQQNMADFNTLRLGGTPTLMLDGKQLNLPASLYKVSADGKQVVGSNPAVLKQVLQAAGLP; encoded by the coding sequence ATGAGTCAGAGGAACGCAGCCAAGAAGCAGTCCGCGCGCGAGCGCGTAGCCGCCGAACAGGAGGCCCAGCGCCAGCGCGTACGCCAACGCCGCCGCCTCGGCGTCCTGGCGGCGGTGCTGGTCGTCCTCGGCGTCGCCACCGGCGTCGGGGTCGCGGTGAGTGCGTCGTCGAGCAAGCCGCAGGCGTACAGCGTGCCGTCGAATGGGACCGTTGTCGTCGACACGTTCGCCGATCCGTCCAAGAAGCCGACGGCGCTGGCGTACGGCCCGGCCTCCGCGCCGCACACGCTGACCATCTATGAGGACTTCCGGTGTCCCTATTGCAAGGGGCTGGAAACGGATTCGTCATCGGTCTACAAGGCGTACGCCGCCGCCGGCACCCTGCGCGTCCTGTTCCATCCCGTCACGCTCATCGACTCCAACGACGCCGGCAGCGGCTCGTTGTGGTCCGGTGCGGCCTCGGTGTGCGCGGCGACCGTCGGGAAGTTCGACGAGTACCACGACGCGCTCTACGCCAACCAGCCCGACGAGACGGATGACGCCTACAACAACACCGCGAAGCTGATCGCCGTCGCGAAACAGGTACCGGGGTTGGACAGCCCGGCGTTCGAGTCCTGCGTCACGTCCGGTACGTACAAGGGTCTGGTCCAGCAGAACATGGCGGACTTCAATACCCTGCGACTCGGCGGGACCCCGACCTTGATGCTCGACGGCAAGCAGTTGAACCTGCCGGCGTCGCTGTACAAGGTCTCCGCTGACGGCAAGCAGGTGGTCGGGTCCAATCCCGCGGTGCTGAAGCAGGTGCTTCAGGCGGCGGGGCTGCCGTAG
- a CDS encoding glycosyltransferase family 4 protein — protein sequence MRIAVITESFLPRVNGVTNSVCRVLEQFAARGHEALVIAAKPGPERYAGHEVVSVGGFALPGYRSFVVGMPMARLVGKLREFQPDVVYLASPFSLGSAGATAARKLGIPCVAVFQTDIAGFVKRYGLRGTDKVIWSWLRRIHSQADLTLVPSTATLKALDEHGIPRLALWRRGVDAERFHPRYRDEMLRHEVAPNRETVVGYVGRLAPEKRVELLANLSGLPGVRLLVVGDGPAEGRLREALPTATFTGFLDGHELSRAYASLDVFIHTGADETFCQSVQEAMASGVPVVAPAAGGPLDLVTPGRTGVLYDPDSVSELRAAVMRLAANHELRNEYGANARAEVESRTWDTVSDQLMAHLDAVVSGRGRVAASAEAAMITTTVEANAAAGKAATGKAAAGKAARGKAAASNAAAGMTTAGMATTGMAAAGMVPAESKAVPGKATAASNAGVGTGNGSGAGSGTGAPAKPAKPAKDSASPAGLETAA from the coding sequence GTGCGTATAGCCGTCATCACCGAATCGTTTCTGCCCCGGGTGAACGGGGTCACGAACTCGGTCTGCCGCGTCCTGGAGCAGTTCGCCGCACGAGGGCACGAAGCGCTCGTCATCGCGGCCAAGCCGGGGCCAGAGCGGTACGCCGGGCACGAGGTCGTCTCCGTCGGGGGGTTCGCGCTGCCGGGATACCGGTCGTTCGTCGTCGGGATGCCGATGGCGCGGCTGGTCGGCAAGCTGCGCGAGTTCCAGCCCGACGTCGTCTACCTCGCCTCTCCGTTCAGCCTCGGGTCGGCCGGCGCCACCGCCGCGCGCAAGCTGGGCATTCCGTGCGTCGCGGTGTTCCAGACCGACATCGCGGGTTTCGTCAAGCGCTACGGCCTGCGCGGCACCGACAAGGTGATCTGGTCGTGGCTGCGGCGGATCCACTCGCAGGCCGACCTCACCCTCGTGCCGTCGACAGCGACACTGAAGGCGTTGGACGAGCACGGGATCCCGCGCCTGGCGCTGTGGCGGCGCGGGGTCGACGCCGAGCGCTTCCACCCGCGCTACCGGGACGAGATGCTGCGGCACGAGGTCGCGCCGAACCGGGAGACCGTCGTCGGGTACGTCGGCCGGCTGGCCCCGGAGAAGCGGGTCGAGCTGCTGGCGAACCTCAGCGGGCTGCCCGGCGTGCGGCTGCTGGTCGTCGGCGACGGCCCGGCCGAGGGCAGGCTGCGCGAGGCGCTGCCGACCGCGACGTTCACCGGGTTCCTGGACGGCCACGAGCTGTCCCGCGCCTACGCCAGCCTGGACGTTTTCATCCACACCGGCGCCGACGAGACCTTCTGCCAGTCGGTGCAGGAGGCGATGGCCAGCGGGGTCCCGGTGGTGGCACCGGCCGCCGGCGGGCCGCTGGACCTGGTCACCCCGGGCCGCACCGGAGTGTTGTACGACCCTGATTCGGTCTCCGAGCTGCGGGCCGCCGTGATGCGGCTGGCCGCGAACCACGAGCTGCGGAACGAGTACGGGGCCAACGCCCGCGCCGAGGTCGAGTCCCGCACCTGGGACACCGTCAGCGACCAGCTGATGGCGCACCTGGACGCGGTGGTCAGCGGTCGCGGCCGGGTCGCGGCGTCCGCCGAGGCCGCCATGATCACCACCACCGTCGAGGCCAACGCCGCTGCGGGCAAGGCGGCGACCGGCAAGGCGGCTGCGGGCAAGGCCGCGAGAGGCAAGGCGGCAGCAAGCAACGCGGCTGCGGGTATGACAACCGCGGGTATGGCAACCACCGGTATGGCCGCCGCGGGCATGGTGCCCGCGGAAAGCAAGGCCGTCCCCGGCAAGGCCACCGCCGCGAGCAACGCCGGCGTCGGCACCGGCAACGGCTCCGGCGCTGGCTCCGGCACCGGCGCCCCGGCCAAGCCCGCCAAACCCGCCAAGGACTCCGCGTCGCCGGCCGGCCTCGAAACGGCGGCGTGA